One window of Rasiella rasia genomic DNA carries:
- a CDS encoding WD40/YVTN/BNR-like repeat-containing protein, producing the protein MKKSFLFVISFFVAALVSAQQPASTATEVSNGINQKTNLTENSIVKNLPFKNIGPTIMSGRVVDLAVNPNNPTEFYVGYASGGVWHTKNNGTTFEPILDSSPTQNVGSLAVDWKTGAIWVGTGEVNASRSSYAGIGILQSTDNGKTWTNKGLKDSHHISKIIINPNNPNEVVVAAVGHLYSKNDERGVYKTTNGGDTWQRTLFVNDQSGIIEMDAAFNNFNLMYASSWDKDRKAWNFRGSGEGSAIYKSTDGGSSWSKVSNPNSGFPTGDGVGRIGLAVYDANTVYAIHDNQARRKDEGGQKEGDGLSKDQFKTMTTSQFLALDDKKLNAYLRNNGFQEKYRADNVKNMVRGGTVKPVDLAKYLEDANSMLFDTPVIGAEVYKSTDGGKSWKKTHDDYLDGIYYSYGYYFGKIHVDPSDKDGIYIYGVPILKSKDGGKTFKSISAPNVHADHHALWINPKMPGHLINGNDGGVNISYDDGANWIKNNQPAVGQFYAINVDNEEPYNVYGGLQDNGVWVGAHTSEENPGWMQNGKYPYEFIMGGDGMQIQIDNRDSDIVYTGFQFGNYFRLNRKTNKNDYIQPKHELGENPYRFNWQTPILLSSHNQDILYLGGNKLMRSMNQGTDWQAISKDLTNGGKKGNVAYGTLTTIAESPFEFGLLYTGSDDGLVYVSKNGGADWQNISSSFPKDLWVSRVIASEHKKERVFVTLNGYRWDDFKPYVYMSENYGATWKNIASNLPTAPINVLREDSENENVLYLGTDNGAYVSFDRGSSWNVFAEGLPNVAVHDLVIQKREKDLVVGTHGRSIYVADIELLQIMNAENMNSLVMANVSSIRASRRWGSSGFNAFGDFLNQPSVPLQIYAPVGGTSEISVVTEDGTVLNSWKAELDKGVNIVPYNVSLSEKGQKAMVKKDISIQKAEDGNYYLPKGMYEIKVSMNGKIAKQTFEVE; encoded by the coding sequence ATGAAGAAATCATTTCTCTTTGTCATTTCCTTTTTTGTTGCTGCCTTAGTAAGTGCACAACAACCAGCTTCTACTGCAACAGAAGTAAGCAACGGAATTAATCAGAAAACAAATCTTACTGAGAATTCTATCGTAAAGAACCTACCCTTCAAAAATATTGGTCCTACCATTATGAGTGGACGCGTAGTAGACTTGGCTGTTAATCCCAATAATCCTACCGAATTTTACGTGGGGTACGCCAGTGGTGGTGTATGGCACACAAAAAATAATGGAACCACTTTTGAACCCATATTAGATAGCAGTCCAACACAGAATGTAGGGAGTCTTGCTGTAGATTGGAAAACGGGCGCCATTTGGGTAGGAACAGGTGAGGTGAATGCCTCTAGATCGAGCTATGCTGGTATTGGGATATTGCAATCTACCGATAATGGAAAAACATGGACTAACAAAGGGCTAAAAGACAGTCACCATATCTCAAAAATTATTATTAACCCCAACAATCCGAATGAAGTGGTTGTGGCGGCTGTGGGTCATTTATATTCTAAAAATGACGAACGCGGCGTATATAAAACAACCAACGGTGGTGATACATGGCAACGTACTTTATTTGTAAACGATCAGAGTGGTATTATTGAAATGGATGCCGCATTCAACAATTTTAACTTGATGTATGCCTCTTCATGGGATAAGGATAGAAAAGCTTGGAATTTCCGTGGAAGTGGTGAAGGAAGTGCAATTTATAAAAGTACAGACGGCGGTAGTTCGTGGAGTAAAGTTTCGAACCCAAATAGCGGTTTTCCAACAGGAGACGGCGTAGGTAGAATTGGTCTGGCCGTGTACGATGCCAATACTGTTTATGCCATTCATGATAATCAAGCACGTAGAAAAGACGAGGGTGGTCAAAAAGAGGGAGACGGTCTCTCTAAAGATCAGTTTAAAACCATGACAACGTCGCAATTTTTGGCCTTAGACGATAAAAAGTTGAACGCCTACCTGCGCAACAACGGTTTTCAGGAAAAATACAGAGCAGACAATGTTAAGAACATGGTGCGAGGAGGTACCGTAAAGCCTGTAGATTTGGCGAAGTACCTTGAAGACGCCAATAGCATGTTGTTTGATACACCAGTGATTGGTGCTGAAGTGTATAAAAGCACCGATGGGGGTAAATCTTGGAAGAAAACACATGATGACTATCTAGACGGTATTTACTACAGTTATGGGTATTACTTCGGAAAAATTCATGTGGACCCGAGTGATAAAGATGGAATTTACATTTACGGAGTACCCATCTTAAAATCGAAAGATGGCGGAAAAACATTCAAATCTATATCTGCCCCGAATGTGCATGCAGATCACCATGCACTATGGATTAACCCAAAAATGCCAGGTCATTTAATTAATGGAAATGATGGGGGTGTAAATATTAGTTACGACGACGGTGCTAATTGGATTAAAAATAACCAACCAGCTGTGGGACAATTCTACGCAATAAACGTAGACAATGAAGAGCCGTACAATGTGTATGGCGGACTTCAAGATAATGGTGTTTGGGTAGGTGCGCACACCAGCGAAGAAAACCCCGGATGGATGCAAAATGGCAAATATCCTTACGAATTTATCATGGGTGGTGATGGTATGCAAATTCAAATTGACAACCGAGATAGTGACATTGTATACACAGGTTTCCAATTTGGTAACTACTTTAGATTAAATCGAAAAACTAATAAGAATGATTATATACAACCAAAACATGAGCTAGGGGAGAATCCGTATCGATTTAATTGGCAAACCCCTATTTTGTTAAGTTCACACAATCAAGATATTTTGTATTTAGGGGGTAACAAACTAATGCGATCTATGAATCAGGGTACAGATTGGCAAGCTATTTCTAAAGACCTTACCAACGGTGGTAAAAAAGGAAATGTTGCATATGGAACCTTAACGACCATTGCCGAAAGTCCTTTTGAGTTTGGATTGTTGTATACGGGTAGTGACGACGGACTTGTTTATGTTTCTAAAAATGGTGGTGCAGATTGGCAGAATATTTCATCTTCATTTCCAAAAGATTTGTGGGTAAGCAGGGTAATTGCTTCTGAACATAAAAAAGAGCGTGTGTTTGTTACGCTAAATGGGTATCGCTGGGACGATTTTAAGCCTTATGTGTATATGAGCGAGAATTATGGTGCTACCTGGAAAAACATTGCTAGTAACTTGCCAACGGCGCCTATTAACGTGCTACGTGAAGATTCTGAAAATGAAAATGTTTTATACTTAGGAACTGACAATGGCGCTTATGTCTCTTTTGATAGAGGTAGTAGTTGGAATGTCTTTGCGGAAGGGTTGCCAAATGTGGCTGTACATGATTTGGTGATTCAGAAACGCGAAAAAGACTTGGTTGTAGGTACCCACGGTCGCTCTATTTATGTTGCAGATATTGAGCTGTTGCAAATTATGAATGCTGAAAACATGAATTCATTAGTCATGGCAAATGTATCCTCGATAAGAGCATCTCGTCGATGGGGCAGTAGCGGGTTTAATGCATTTGGCGATTTCTTGAATCAGCCTTCAGTGCCACTTCAAATATATGCTCCGGTTGGTGGTACTTCGGAAATTTCCGTAGTAACAGAAGACGGAACAGTACTAAATAGTTGGAAGGCTGAATTGGATAAAGGAGTGAATATTGTACCTTACAACGTGAGTCTTTCAGAAAAAGGGCAAAAAGCTATGGTCAAAAAGGATATATCGATTCAGAAAGCTGAAGATGGAAATTACTACTTACCAAAGGGGATGTACGAAATTAAAGTAAGTATGAATGGAAAAATAGCAAAGCAGACCTTTGAAGTAGAGTAA
- a CDS encoding fumarate reductase/succinate dehydrogenase flavoprotein subunit has translation MSILDAKIPEGPLAEKWTNHKNKINLVNPANKRNIDVIVIGTGLAGGSAAATLAELGYNVKTFCYQDSPRRAHSIAAQGGINAAKNYQGDGDSNYRLFYDTIKGGDYRSREANVYRLAEVSGNIIDQCVAQGVPFAREYGGLLDNRSFGGVLVSRTFYAKGQTGQQLLLGAYSAMNRQINRGKIKPYNRHEMLDIVKVDGKARGIIARNLVTGAIERHSAHAVVLASGGYGNVFFLSTNAMGSNVTAAWKAHRRGAFFANPCYTQIHPTCIPVSGDHQSKLTLMSESLRNDGRIWVPKNIEDAVAIREGKKKPTDLKEEDRDYYLERRYPAFGNLVPRDVASRAAKERCDAGYGVNKTGEAVYLDFASAIERYGKEEALIHGNKNPSAEEIYKLGAAVVENKYGNLFQMYEKIVDQNPYKTPMMIYPAVHYTMGGIWVDYNLMTTVEGLYATGEANFSDHGANRLGASALMQGLADGYFVLPYTIGDYLSKDIRTGKIPTDTPEFDAVEKDVRDRINKLMSGSGKHSVDYFHKKLGKIMWNKCGMSRNAKDLADAITEIAELRKDFWANVKIPGSAEGMNPELEKAGRVADFLELGELFAKDALQRNESAGGHYREESVEQSGEQKGEALRDDENFKYVSAWEYKGEPKDAVLHKEDLIFENIELKTRSYK, from the coding sequence ATGTCAATATTAGATGCTAAAATACCTGAAGGACCCTTAGCCGAAAAGTGGACCAATCATAAAAATAAAATCAACCTTGTTAATCCGGCAAACAAGCGTAACATAGACGTTATTGTTATAGGTACCGGACTGGCAGGAGGTAGTGCTGCTGCAACACTGGCAGAGTTAGGATATAATGTAAAAACATTTTGTTATCAAGATTCTCCGCGTCGAGCACACTCTATTGCTGCGCAAGGAGGAATTAATGCTGCAAAAAATTACCAAGGTGATGGTGATAGTAATTATCGCCTTTTTTATGATACGATAAAGGGAGGCGATTACCGTTCGCGTGAAGCTAATGTATATCGTTTGGCTGAAGTTTCTGGAAATATAATCGATCAATGTGTGGCGCAAGGTGTTCCTTTTGCTCGAGAATATGGAGGGTTGTTAGACAATCGTTCTTTTGGAGGTGTTCTTGTCTCTAGAACGTTTTATGCGAAAGGTCAGACAGGGCAACAATTATTGCTAGGAGCATATTCTGCTATGAACCGCCAGATTAATCGAGGAAAGATTAAACCGTACAACCGTCATGAAATGCTTGATATTGTAAAGGTAGACGGTAAAGCACGTGGAATAATAGCAAGAAATCTAGTAACCGGTGCAATTGAAAGACATAGTGCGCATGCTGTAGTATTGGCTAGTGGAGGTTACGGAAATGTATTTTTTCTGTCTACCAACGCCATGGGAAGTAATGTAACTGCGGCATGGAAAGCACATCGAAGAGGAGCATTTTTTGCTAATCCTTGTTACACACAAATTCACCCTACTTGTATTCCAGTTTCGGGAGACCATCAGTCTAAGCTAACATTAATGTCTGAAAGTCTTAGAAACGACGGGCGTATCTGGGTGCCAAAAAATATTGAAGATGCGGTAGCTATTCGAGAAGGTAAAAAGAAACCTACCGATCTTAAAGAAGAAGATAGAGATTATTACTTAGAGCGTCGTTACCCGGCATTTGGTAACCTTGTGCCGCGAGATGTAGCTTCGAGAGCAGCAAAAGAGCGTTGTGATGCAGGTTATGGAGTTAACAAGACTGGAGAGGCCGTTTATCTGGATTTTGCAAGTGCTATTGAGCGCTACGGAAAAGAAGAGGCCTTGATTCATGGTAATAAAAATCCGAGTGCTGAAGAAATTTATAAATTAGGAGCTGCCGTTGTCGAAAACAAGTATGGTAACTTGTTTCAGATGTACGAGAAAATTGTGGATCAAAATCCATATAAAACCCCAATGATGATTTACCCTGCGGTACATTATACCATGGGAGGAATTTGGGTAGACTATAATTTGATGACAACCGTAGAAGGTTTATATGCCACAGGAGAAGCTAATTTCAGTGATCACGGAGCAAATAGACTAGGGGCTAGTGCATTGATGCAAGGATTGGCAGATGGTTATTTTGTGTTACCTTATACCATAGGAGATTACTTAAGTAAAGATATTAGAACGGGAAAAATCCCTACAGATACTCCAGAATTTGATGCTGTAGAAAAAGATGTTCGCGATAGAATTAATAAATTAATGAGTGGCTCTGGAAAGCATTCTGTAGATTATTTCCACAAGAAATTGGGAAAAATTATGTGGAATAAATGCGGGATGTCTCGTAATGCAAAAGACCTTGCCGATGCTATCACAGAAATTGCAGAGCTAAGAAAAGATTTTTGGGCCAATGTTAAAATTCCAGGGAGTGCAGAAGGTATGAATCCAGAGCTTGAAAAGGCTGGGCGAGTAGCAGATTTCTTAGAACTTGGAGAATTGTTTGCTAAAGATGCGTTGCAAAGAAATGAATCTGCTGGTGGACATTACCGAGAAGAAAGTGTAGAACAAAGTGGAGAGCAAAAAGGAGAAGCCTTACGTGATGACGAAAACTTCAAATACGTTTCGGCATGGGAATACAAAGGTGAGCCTAAGGACGCTGTTTTACATAAGGAAGATTTAATCTTCGAAAATATTGAATTAAAGACACGAAGCTATAAATAA
- a CDS encoding methionine aminotransferase produces MSKLPSVNTSIFSVMSAMASKYEAINLAQGFPNFESDCKLNELVTKAMRDKHNQYAPMPGLLSLREKISEKIEKEHRVSYNPKTEITITAGATQAIFTAIAATINKGDEVIIFTPAYDCYEPTITLFGGKTIAYQLEAPYYKPNWGEVKNLLTQKTKMLIINTPHNPSGTLFTKEDMLALQEIVVAHNLLVISDEVYEHIIFDGHIHQSAARFSALKNRTFITASFGKTFHVTGWKLGYCVAPEVLMQEFRKVHQYNVFCVNHPMQVAISNYLEDSDKYMALPKFYENKRDTFLSLMKDSKFAIIPSQGTYFQLLGFAEITDESDIAFAERLTKNYGLATIPTSVFNNKQKDFKQLRVCFAKTDETLREAAAILQSI; encoded by the coding sequence ATGAGTAAACTCCCTTCCGTTAACACGTCTATTTTTAGTGTGATGAGCGCTATGGCGTCAAAATATGAAGCTATTAATTTAGCACAGGGATTTCCTAATTTTGAAAGTGACTGCAAGTTAAATGAGTTGGTGACAAAAGCAATGCGTGATAAACATAACCAATATGCGCCAATGCCTGGCCTGTTGTCGTTACGAGAGAAAATTTCAGAAAAAATTGAGAAAGAGCATCGAGTTTCTTATAATCCGAAAACGGAAATCACAATAACCGCAGGTGCAACACAAGCTATTTTTACCGCTATCGCCGCCACCATTAATAAAGGCGATGAGGTTATTATTTTCACTCCTGCATACGATTGCTACGAGCCTACTATTACTCTTTTTGGGGGCAAGACAATTGCATATCAGCTTGAAGCGCCTTACTACAAACCAAATTGGGGGGAAGTAAAAAACTTGCTTACACAAAAAACCAAGATGCTAATTATAAATACACCGCATAATCCTAGCGGAACGCTTTTCACTAAAGAAGACATGCTTGCGTTACAAGAAATAGTGGTAGCTCATAATTTATTGGTAATTAGCGACGAAGTGTACGAGCACATTATTTTTGATGGTCATATCCACCAAAGTGCTGCACGATTCTCAGCATTAAAAAATCGAACTTTTATTACAGCATCCTTTGGTAAAACTTTCCATGTTACTGGCTGGAAATTGGGGTACTGTGTGGCTCCTGAAGTGCTCATGCAAGAATTTAGAAAAGTTCATCAGTACAATGTGTTTTGCGTTAATCACCCCATGCAGGTTGCCATTAGTAATTACTTGGAAGATTCAGATAAATATATGGCTCTTCCAAAGTTTTATGAGAATAAACGCGATACTTTTTTATCACTAATGAAAGATTCAAAATTTGCAATAATTCCTTCTCAGGGAACTTATTTTCAGTTGTTAGGTTTTGCTGAAATTACAGATGAAAGTGATATCGCTTTCGCTGAAAGACTAACAAAAAATTATGGATTGGCAACCATACCAACATCAGTATTTAATAATAAGCAGAAGGATTTTAAACAGTTAAGAGTGTGCTTTGCAAAGACAGACGAAACTTTGCGAGAAGCGGCTGCTATTTTACAAAGCATTTAA
- a CDS encoding succinate dehydrogenase/fumarate reductase iron-sulfur subunit, translated as MKLTLKIWRQANAEAKGSMITYPIDGVEEDMSFLEMLDVLNEELINKGEEPVVFDHDCREGICGSCSLQINGEPHGPDRLVTTCQLHMRMFNDGDTIVIEPFRAKAFPVIKDLMVDRSSFDRIQQAGGYISVNTSGNTIDANAIPVEKENADDAFYAAACIGCGACVAACKNASAMLFTSAKVSQYALLPQGEVEAATRVLNMVEQMDKEGFGNCTNTGACEVECPKGISLENIARMNREYLSASMKG; from the coding sequence ATGAAATTGACGTTAAAAATTTGGCGCCAAGCCAATGCAGAAGCCAAGGGAAGTATGATAACATATCCTATTGATGGCGTGGAAGAAGATATGTCTTTCTTAGAAATGTTAGACGTGTTAAATGAAGAGTTAATCAACAAAGGAGAAGAACCTGTAGTGTTTGATCATGATTGTCGTGAAGGTATTTGCGGAAGTTGTTCTCTTCAAATTAACGGAGAACCTCATGGCCCAGATCGTTTGGTAACAACATGTCAGCTCCATATGCGTATGTTTAATGATGGAGATACCATTGTGATAGAGCCTTTTAGAGCAAAAGCCTTTCCGGTGATTAAAGATTTAATGGTAGATCGAAGTTCTTTTGATCGTATTCAACAAGCAGGAGGTTATATTTCAGTAAACACTTCTGGAAATACTATAGATGCTAATGCCATTCCTGTAGAGAAAGAGAATGCAGATGATGCGTTTTACGCTGCTGCCTGCATAGGTTGTGGAGCTTGTGTAGCAGCCTGTAAAAATGCAAGTGCTATGCTATTTACTTCTGCTAAGGTGAGTCAGTATGCCTTGTTACCGCAAGGAGAAGTAGAAGCTGCAACACGTGTTTTAAATATGGTTGAGCAAATGGATAAGGAAGGCTTCGGAAACTGTACGAATACGGGCGCCTGCGAGGTAGAATGCCCAAAGGGAATCTCACTTGAAAACATTGCAAGAATGAACCGAGAATACCTTTCAGCATCTATGAAGGGATAA
- a CDS encoding tetratricopeptide repeat-containing hybrid sensor histidine kinase/response regulator encodes MKKSIIFFLTYACPIWIAVTFAQQDNAIDTTRVSFNRLVDSSEIYYTSGNYKKSLEVNIKILNKAFEIGDPSLIHKGYRFLGYDFMALDDMVTAQENFVKSERYAIESKNDTAIAITYMDLANLYSYEEEGYDKAMKYHKKSIEKFKKIKDSLSLSKAYFNTVVTAFSEEKYKSGLYYLNKANELRKQAKSISFEAGIENLFGSYYISQNQFEKAEEAYLKAIEIGEKEELSAELENSYRGYSDVLFEKEEYVKAFEIRKIYEEYLLANSEIVKSAAANNVSSKFQIAEYQKSAEAAQQKNELQAELMETKNRTNTFLWFFSALGVVLTGYLFYAYRRRKRLVRELQIKNKEYLRAKEESDKLAKAKAEFFSTVSHELRTPLYGVIGLSTILLENKELEKHEEDLKSLKFSADYLLALINDVLQMNKIDSQSFDEDDAVFNLRELIGTIASSFEYMKLQHNNIFEITIEPQMPELLKGNSVRLSQILMNLIGNACKFTENGIIDINARVTNATEEDVMVQFTVKDTGMGIAKNKLESIFNEFSQIEAASQNYQGTGLGLPIVKKLLQQANSEINVLSEPGIGSTFTFTLLFDVLRKNNTQDTAPIIDTKQLASKRILIVEDNRINQTVTKKILENDGVLCEIAENGEEAIECVENETYDLVLMDINMPVKNGIEATQEIRKFNKNIPIIALTAVEVEEIRYRIFDCGMNDIIVKPYDVTKFRETIAKNLMTKDTSLKKSKTV; translated from the coding sequence ATGAAGAAATCAATTATTTTCTTCCTTACGTACGCATGCCCTATATGGATAGCTGTTACTTTTGCACAGCAAGATAACGCTATTGATACTACTAGAGTATCTTTTAATAGGCTTGTAGATTCTTCAGAAATCTATTACACATCTGGCAACTACAAGAAATCACTAGAGGTTAACATAAAAATTCTCAATAAAGCTTTTGAAATTGGAGACCCTTCTTTAATTCATAAAGGATATCGATTCTTGGGATATGACTTTATGGCCTTAGATGATATGGTAACTGCCCAAGAAAATTTTGTAAAGTCTGAACGCTATGCCATTGAGTCTAAAAACGACACAGCTATCGCTATCACGTATATGGATTTAGCAAATCTCTATTCTTATGAAGAAGAAGGATACGATAAGGCAATGAAATACCATAAGAAGTCTATAGAAAAATTTAAAAAAATAAAAGACTCCTTAAGTTTATCTAAAGCCTATTTTAATACCGTTGTCACAGCTTTCTCTGAGGAAAAATACAAGAGCGGACTCTACTATCTAAACAAAGCCAATGAGTTAAGAAAACAGGCAAAAAGCATTTCTTTTGAAGCTGGTATAGAAAACCTTTTCGGATCTTATTACATAAGTCAGAACCAATTCGAGAAGGCAGAAGAGGCTTACTTAAAGGCGATAGAAATAGGGGAAAAAGAAGAACTCTCTGCAGAGCTTGAAAATTCGTACCGAGGGTATAGTGACGTGCTCTTCGAAAAGGAAGAGTATGTTAAGGCATTTGAGATTCGTAAAATTTATGAAGAGTATCTTTTAGCTAACAGCGAGATTGTGAAATCTGCTGCGGCTAATAATGTTAGCTCAAAGTTTCAAATAGCTGAATATCAAAAAAGTGCCGAAGCTGCACAACAGAAAAATGAGCTGCAAGCAGAATTAATGGAAACTAAGAACCGTACCAACACTTTTTTGTGGTTTTTTTCGGCCTTAGGGGTAGTACTTACAGGGTACTTATTTTATGCATACAGACGGAGAAAGCGACTCGTTCGTGAACTTCAGATTAAAAACAAAGAATACTTACGAGCAAAAGAAGAAAGTGATAAGCTTGCAAAAGCAAAAGCAGAATTTTTCTCTACAGTTAGTCATGAGTTACGAACACCTCTATATGGTGTTATAGGACTAAGCACAATCTTATTAGAAAACAAAGAGCTCGAGAAACATGAAGAAGACCTAAAATCTTTGAAGTTTTCTGCAGATTATCTTTTAGCACTCATTAATGATGTTTTACAGATGAACAAGATCGACAGTCAGAGTTTTGATGAAGACGATGCTGTTTTTAATCTAAGAGAGCTCATTGGCACCATTGCTTCTTCTTTTGAGTATATGAAATTACAACACAATAATATATTTGAAATAACTATTGAACCTCAAATGCCAGAGCTACTCAAGGGCAACTCTGTAAGGCTATCACAAATACTAATGAACTTGATTGGCAATGCGTGCAAGTTTACAGAAAACGGAATAATAGATATTAATGCCAGAGTAACCAATGCCACTGAAGAAGACGTAATGGTTCAATTTACGGTGAAAGACACCGGTATGGGGATAGCAAAAAATAAACTGGAGAGTATTTTTAATGAATTTTCTCAGATTGAGGCTGCTAGTCAAAATTATCAAGGTACTGGGCTAGGGCTTCCCATTGTAAAAAAATTATTGCAGCAAGCCAATTCAGAGATTAACGTACTTAGTGAGCCTGGTATAGGAAGCACTTTTACCTTTACTTTATTATTTGATGTTCTTAGAAAAAACAACACACAAGATACTGCGCCAATAATAGACACTAAACAGCTTGCTTCTAAACGTATTTTGATTGTAGAAGACAATAGAATTAATCAGACTGTTACCAAGAAGATTCTTGAAAATGATGGGGTACTATGTGAAATTGCTGAAAATGGTGAAGAGGCAATAGAATGTGTCGAAAATGAAACGTACGATCTTGTATTAATGGATATAAATATGCCGGTTAAAAATGGTATTGAAGCCACACAGGAAATACGAAAATTCAACAAAAATATCCCTATTATTGCTCTTACAGCGGTAGAGGTGGAAGAAATTCGCTATCGTATTTTTGATTGTGGAATGAACGACATTATCGTAAAGCCATATGATGTTACAAAATTTCGAGAAACCATTGCCAAGAATTTAATGACAAAAGACACGTCCCTTAAAAAATCGAAAACTGTATAA
- a CDS encoding succinate dehydrogenase cytochrome b subunit produces MGIISSSIARKVAMALSGLFLVFFLGQHFTINLTSVIDPDTFNSWSHFMGSNFLVQYLLQPVLIFGVVFHFVMGFILEIRNRNARAVKYASYKGSANASWASRNMIISGLVILAFLGLHFYDFWIPEMIHKYIETHPEDPTRYYAETVHKFENPVRVGLYVLSFILLAIHLWHGFASSFQSVGFNNKYSVALTKFAKAYAIVIPLGFIFIALYLHFNQIPH; encoded by the coding sequence ATGGGAATAATATCCTCATCCATCGCCCGAAAAGTTGCCATGGCACTTTCAGGCTTGTTCTTAGTTTTCTTTTTAGGACAACATTTTACCATTAATTTAACCTCAGTTATCGACCCAGACACCTTCAATAGTTGGTCTCATTTTATGGGAAGTAATTTCTTGGTGCAATATCTTTTACAACCTGTACTGATTTTTGGAGTTGTCTTTCACTTTGTGATGGGCTTTATTCTAGAAATACGAAATAGAAATGCACGAGCTGTAAAATATGCTTCATATAAAGGAAGCGCTAATGCAAGCTGGGCTTCTAGAAATATGATAATTTCAGGATTGGTAATTCTTGCCTTCTTAGGGCTACACTTTTACGATTTTTGGATTCCAGAAATGATTCATAAGTACATAGAGACTCATCCTGAAGATCCAACACGCTATTATGCAGAAACAGTTCATAAATTTGAAAATCCTGTGCGTGTAGGATTGTATGTGTTATCGTTTATATTGTTGGCAATACATTTATGGCATGGCTTTGCTTCGTCTTTTCAAAGTGTTGGCTTCAACAATAAGTATTCTGTAGCACTCACTAAGTTTGCAAAAGCCTACGCAATAGTAATTCCGCTAGGGTTTATATTTATTGCACTGTACTTGCATTTTAATCAAATTCCACACTAA